AACAAAGGCCTTCCCTTACCCTGATCATTTTAACTTCCTCATCCCCTTGGTTCCACTCATAGGTTGTAGTATCGGGATATGAAAAAGTTTTTTTCAATGTCTCTTGGAATTCTCCAATCGCCTCGTCCTTAGCCTTGTCGATTCTCTCTAAGGCTTTGCTTTCTTGGGCTTCCCAGCGCCCAAACCAGAACGCGCCACTTATGACAACGATAAAAAAACTACCCAAACTTACCCACCGTTCCCATCTTTCCATGTTGCCCTCCTGTGTGATATGGCCGTGTATAAAGTCCTCTACGGGCCGATCTCCCTGACCTATCCCAGATATTATACCGGCACCCCGTCCGGATCGTTCAGCCCGCCCTACAATACGCCAGAATTTCGGTTACTTGTAGGATTTATATGCCGCCCGCATGACCTCCTCGGCTGGCTTTCCGAGAATGGCAAAACTTCGGCGTCGGCGATTTACCCACCAACTCGTATAGAGATCATCACTGGCTATCCAATTATCCCAATAGAAAACACCATTGACCATACCGGGATTATTGGTCATGGTATTGATTAACGCCTGATAGATGTTGGCTTGCCCCTTCCGTTATCCCCGCCGAAGAACCACTATCGCTGTTGGAGGGACGACTACATCTCCGCATATCAAGTAGTTCGTTTAAACTCTTATTTTCTGGCATAGTCAGGCTAAATCTTTCATACTCATCTATACCGGATTCTACATCAATTGAGTATGTTACCAAGCCAGAAAATAGCAACTCAGAAATCTTCTGTTTATCTGCCGAAATTTCATTCCAAACACGCCAATCCACAACGTGGATTACTACATGTGTGGAGTTCTCCCGTTTTAGTGAAGTATTTAGAGTTTGGGGTTCAAGCCTGTGATTGGTACAGCTTTTCGTAGCTTTGATCCAGGACATAGACTGCTTTCCCTGTCCACAAACGTGACTGGGAATCTTCTGCAAAGGCTATTGCTCCTCGCCGTTCACATACGTTGTTTTATCTCCGATAGTCCCGTCCGCACGGCGATAGACCCATTGCCCGTGACGCTTGCCGTCCACATAAGGGCCTTCCCATTGTGTTCCGTCAGAACAGAAAGGGTCGATCCATTTCCCTTGCGCCTTACCGTCCACATAAGTGCCACCCCCGACGCGCCGTCCATCCCTCGCACGATAGACCCATTCCCCGTGCAGTTTGTCATTGAGATAAGGGCCTTCAAAGTCGCAATTGCCAAATTCGCTTTCCCCGTAAAGCGTGGCCCATAGTCCGTGCCTCTTACCGTTCACATAAGGGCCTTTTTCAATTACTGTCCCAAAGCGCCCGTGATGTGTACGGATGATCCATTGTCCGTGCATTTTGCCATTCTGAAGGCGTCCTGTTAGTTCTATTTTTCCTACTCCTATGTATTCACTCGTATGAATCTCGACAAGTGTTCCCTCGCCTTCGGCAAAGCCACCTGAACATTCGCCAGACCAGGTTACAGTCTGGCCGTCATAGTACTCGCTTTCCCAGACATAGCATTCAGGGTGGCTGGCCAACACCATCCAACAACTGGAGCGCAATGGCTTTCCGTCACACGTCTTCTCAGGAGAAAACTCAAACTTCTTAATCTCCTCCTCAATCTTCTCCTCAATCTCGATGAGCAACGCCAGTGCCTCTTTGTAGAACACGCTCCCCCTCCCTACTGACAGATACTTGCTCACCGCGTCAAGCGCGGTCTGCATTGAGCCTACAGAAAAGGCAACCTGTGCATACTTGAAGGGAAATTCGACCGGCAATGTGAGATTATGTTCTTTTTGCAGCGCAATGGCCTTATCCATCATATTGAGCGCAGCCACATAGTCTTTTTTCGCATGTAACTGTTCTGCCTGCATCAGATATTTGTCTGCTATGATCTCTGGCGGCAGTTGGGCAGATGCAACCGCAAAGAATCCCAATAAGGCCGGAATGAAAAAGCCGATAAACATTCGCATGAGTGTCTCCTGTCATCAATTTTTATGCGGCGAAGACGAAAGATGCGGTAAAGAATCAAGAACTAAAAAGACCTGGCGACACGAAAACCGTAGAAGTTGTACCGAGCCCCGGAGGAATATGTAAGGCGAGTCGCCGAGCGCAAGATCCTCGGCTTGTTGGCCCACGATCCACCACGCATCGTGCGCCTATTGCAGTCTCCACGTACCCCCGCAGAACCGTCTGTTGGCACGCCCCTGTAGCTGGGTCTCCAACAGTCCTGTACCCACTCACTCACATTCCCGTGCATATCGTACACACCCCAAGCATTCGCCTCAAAAGATCCCACTGGTGCTGTCTTCTCACCATCCCATGCACTAACGCAACCGTCGCAATTGGCACGGTCGTAATCTATGCTATCCCCCCAGCTATACGCAGTCCCCGTTCCTGCTCGCGCAGCATACTCCCACTCCGACTCGCTCGGCAAGCGATAGGTTTTCCCCGTCTGATCCGATAGCCATTCTGTGTACGCTATCGCGTCATACCACGAAACATTAATCACAGGACGCCGACCGCGTCCCCAACCTTCATCGTTTGCCCGCTCGCGTCCCGTCGCATCCGTGAAAGCGTCGTACTTCTCAAACGTCACCTCATACTTCGATAGGGCAAACGAGTCTATCTTCACTTCACGCACAGGCTTCTCATCGTCGTAACAGTCTATGCCCGACACGCAGCCCATCTGAAAACTGCCCGCTGGTATCACCACCATATCAGGCATTGGAAAACTCGGTTGCGAATATGCTGAATACACCATCGAGAAACCCACCACAACGGCCAGTACAACAAATTTACGCCACATACTGAACCCCTTTCCCTGCTATCACCTCGCCGTCTCAACGATAATCCCCGCCATTGATCCCTTGCCCCCGCGATGCCGCCACACTTGCGTTTCCACATTCTCGCCTGTAACGCGGATCTCGCCCGTGTTCGCGTCTATGTAGCTACAGTCTCCCTTGTATCCTGTGCCGTTGAGGGCTGTCAATTCCACTATATAGACTGCCCCTGCCCACACATTCAGCGTGTAGCAGTTCCACTCGTTGTCAATCTCCCCGGAAAATATCGTCCTGCCGTCCACATCAACCTTGATCTCATCCCCATCTTCGCAATCGTGGTCACGCACGCAAATTTCAAGGCTCCCCCTCGTACCCCTGATTTTCATTGAAAAATCCTGAATGCCCTGGTCGCGCCCGACGCCCTGGTCACTGACGGCGGCTAGACCACTGTAGGCATAAATTTTATCGCTCCTGTCCACTACCCACATGGTTGTCCCATCCGACCAGACCCCCTCGGGATCGGTATTTCCTATGGCGAGATCGGAGTCTTTGTTCGGATCACGGGCTTTAGTCCTCATGTTGTAGGCATAAATCTTATCGAATTGGTAAGAGCTTTCCTTCACCCACATGGTTGTCCCATCCGACCAGATTCCTTCAGGGACGTCGTGTTCTACGGCGAGATAGAAGCCCTTGTCCGGGTCATGGGCTTTAGTCCTCATGTTGTAGGCATAAATGCGGCCCCCGAAGTCCACTACCCACATGGTCGTCCCATCCGACCAGATGCCGAGGGGAGCGGTATTTCCAGCGTTTTTTAGGGTATTGAAGTCTTTGTCCGGGTCACGGGCTTTGGTTCTCATGTTGTAGGCGTAAATTTTATCGCCCCAATAGTCTGCTACCCACATAGTCGTCCCATCCGACCAGATGCCGGTAGGGGCTATGTTTCCGGCGGCTTTCAGTGTATCGAAGTCCTTGTCCGGGATGTGGGTCAAGTCGGCAGCAGACGCGACCGCGGAAAGGGACAAGAAGACGGGGATGAGAAAGGGGGTGAGTGTTCGCATGGGGTCTCCTATCATTTCCGTCCAGAATAAATGTACAATAGAAGGTACCCGAAGATTCCGATAATGAGAAACTGGAGACCTGCATCTAATTTGACTACAAGGTGAAGCAAATCTAAGACGCCCATATTAAGCTCTCCGAATAGCCTCAAACAAATCCACGCTATGCCACCTATAAGCAGAGGAATATGTGCAGTTTTGTTTTTATAGAATCTCCAAACCCGTTCCGAGAACGTGCCCTCTTTCTCCGCTCTAAGAATCGTCCCGACTACCAAGACGGCAAAATATATCGCACAAAAAATCCATGAAATGGTTTTAAGCCATCCATCAAACAAAAAATCAGCTACAACCACACATAAAGGCCAAGCAATCCAAGCAGCAATATATTTTTTGTTTAGTTTGACTGGTTGCGGCGAGGAATCATCAGCGATATTCTTTTCGGCACTTTGGGGGGGGGCGGAGGTGGTGTTTTTGAACCGCTCTATCTGTTCGTTGCCTTCTTTTATTATTTTGTCAATTTCTCTTTGTGCATTGTCTCTGATTTCACCTATTCTGCCGCTTGCGTCTTTTGCGTCGCGTTCTATTTCTCTGAATCTACCGAAGGCGATGTAACCGGCAAGGGGAACCATAAAGGCAAAAAATCCAAGAACTATAGCGATCAAGTTCAGCCACCAGCTAACAGTATCCCCCTTGTTATTCAGAACTTTTTCCTGGAGACCGTTTATCTCGTTCAGGGACTTTTGGTTTTCGACTTGGATTGCGACATAAATAGTATCGCCCGGTACTTTCGGTTGGGCTACGACATAAATAGTATCGCCTGGTACTTTCAGTGGG
The DNA window shown above is from Gemmatimonadota bacterium and carries:
- a CDS encoding formylglycine-generating enzyme family protein, giving the protein MWRKFVVLAVVVGFSMVYSAYSQPSFPMPDMVVIPAGSFQMGCVSGIDCYDDEKPVREVKIDSFALSKYEVTFEKYDAFTDATGRERANDEGWGRGRRPVINVSWYDAIAYTEWLSDQTGKTYRLPSESEWEYAARAGTGTAYSWGDSIDYDRANCDGCVSAWDGEKTAPVGSFEANAWGVYDMHGNVSEWVQDCWRPSYRGVPTDGSAGVRGDCNRRTMRGGSWANKPRILRSATRLTYSSGARYNFYGFRVARSF